The sequence AGATTGAAAATGACCTCGATATGTATAGACGTAAAAGAATGGGAATTTATCAACTTTCTCTATTTTGGagttctttaattaaataatagtgaAAAGAAAGTACAGCCATcaaatttccatttttataATCTTCAAAAAGTGGCACCCGTTAATTTTAAtggcttttctcttttcctaaTGTATTAAATAACCAATAAAGGGGAACaagaaatctattttttttttacaaatcacAAAATCCTGTAACCGACGCAATCGTATTTAAATTGAGTAGAATTATTATTCTCTCTATTTCTTTAATCTAGCAAGTAAACATCTAGTACAGtgcaacaactttttttttataaaaaataaagtaaaaaaataacaaactttGATCCAgagaaaaagtatatttaaaaaaattgaataaccattttataatttaaagagtaaaagaaattgaaaattaaaatttgtatttattttttcatgttaACATTAAAGGAAAAAGTATAACTTATAAATTgataattctttaaaatttaaagtaagtGATTAATAACCATAAAATAATGTgtcataaagaaaaagagaatataataaaaaaacttatattaaaatttaaagactcTAATTTACAATATAAAGATCCATATAGTTTTACACTCTCCGTCTTTGTAAATGGTTTTAGAAAagtgtatttaaattaatttattttaaagaaaacatttcgaatccatttttttcaaataatattatttaaaaaaaaacagttatcCCTTGGAGGTACCATAGTTACACATCATCAAGGCACTCATCTCCACATATTTGAATAAGTGGCATAAGTTGAATGTAAActtacaaaaaagaaagaaaaaaacaaagatgCCTCCAACTTTATTTAGATAATGGCAAGCAGAGGGCATATGAGTTGATAtttgtgcatatatatatatatatatatatatatatatatatattgcatgattgaagaataaaaaaataaaataaaaattagataataatcCTTATGGATTaacataattaaagaaaaaaatcttaagaaaaaaaaaagtaacaatagAATTCTAACCAACGAAGACTAGTAAGTTTATTCTTCACCATTGGATTTTTAGTCTAAGAATCtcctttcctttctcttttctcccCCTAGTTTTCCTCAtctcacacatatatatatctgTACACCAAGATATTTACTCAACAGATATCATCTAATTCTGGAACAAAACACCTGTTTCAGTTTTAACAGGCTCTAGATGGTATTGGTAGCTAGAGAAGCCATAGTGAAACACTTCTTCTGTCCTAGGAATTCTGCATAGAGAGGTTGTTCAACAAAACAATTTCTTAACTTGTCAGCAAAATGAGGTTGCACTTGATTTGGCTCACTGTGATTCATTCCCATTTAGGTCTGCTCGCGGAAGGTAAGAGACCGCGATAGAGCCGCAGGGTTGGCCTGCAACACCGGCGATGATGCTTCAACCATTTGATGATTGATATCATTTCCCTTGGATGATGGAAAAGCCTTGAAAAGGCCTCCGGAACTGGCCTTGTCATCATTCTTGATCCCTAGTTTTGACCACATGGAAATGGAACTCTTTGCAGCTTCTCTAGGGTCATCAATTCTAAGTGTCTTGGGGATCAAGGCATTGTGTTCTGAGCTGTTGTGCTCCATGTCATGCATTTCTCTTTGTGAATTGGATGAAGCAATGATGTTTCCATCCCTTGAGTGTTTCCCCAAAGTAGGGTTAGAGACAGAGTTGTTAACAGAAGATTGGGGTGAGATAGCTGATATATTGTTATTCCAAGAGGGTGGCATATAACTCCAATATGCAGGTGTAGTATACAATGATAAAGGGTACCCTTGTGGGAAAAATGTAGGAGGAGGGATAGGATAAGGCCAAGGTGCACTTGGAAAGTATGGAAATTGAGGAGTGAAACCTTCAACAACTTTTTTATCCAATGATTCATGTGAGCCACTATGGCTTAAAGTTGATGTTGTTGCAACAGAATTAACTCCAGTAGAGTGACCACTAGTAccatcctcctcctcctcctcctttctATAGGAAACAAAACTATTTGGCTCAGTTACATGAAACCCATTTGGAACACAACTTTGTGCTCTCTCAGCAATGTTCAACATAGATGCCATCGTATCACAAAGGGGAGAATCAGGACCAAAGGTCATAACAGCATTATGCAATCCATTGGGGGCATTGAGTGTGGCTCCCTGAAGCCCTTCAGAGAACATTATGTGCCGGTAATGTGACACAGTCGCCGAGGAATTCTTGTTCTTTCGACGACCGGCTCCTGCCGGCACATTTCTCATTGTACCTCCAGCTGTCCAGTATCTCTGGCAGTTCTTGCAGAAATGGCGAGGTTGGTTGACATTGTAGTTGTTGTAGTAACAGAATTTGGTTTCCATGCTATTGCATCGCGGGCATGGAAGTACCTTGTCAGGTTTCTTTAGTGTTTTTTCTTCAGAAGCACTTTTCTCGCTTTTTTCTCCATTTGTGGAGGATTTCGGTATTGATGTCTCGGTTTCTGCTGAGGGAGTCTTAGGATTCTCAAATATGCCTGAAGATGTTGTGGAAGATTTCAAATCCTCTGTGGTTTGATGTGaggcatcatcatcatcttgtGATGAGGTAAGTACTTTCCTTGATGGTTCCTAAAACAATGAACATGATCAATGTTAGAAATGCTAATTTATTTACTATAACTACAATAGTGGAATTAGAAAACAGTGAACTCAAAACCTCATATATGAAACAAAAGGATAAGTATATTGGTATAATAGTATTTATCAAGAGTGTAAGATATGTTAAGACATATAAATTTTGCGTGAAGCATGTTATGACATAGTGCGAAAATAGAAGCATTAGACAGgtgaaattgattttgtttttctttgacTTAGTGACACTGATTCACCATACAAAATATCTTGGATAATTTAAGCGAAAAAGTAGGAGGGTGAGTGAATTCATACCACGGAAAACGGGGGagaaattatttttcctttcacgTTAAGGAAGCTAACAGTGTACTTTGTTTAATGAATGAAAACGCTCACGTGATAGTGCATAGTCAATAAGAACAATTCAGTACTAAAATCCCAATTCTAGAGATGCAAAACAAAATCACAATTCTAGAAGGCAACGGTTCCACGGTGAAActaaaaatcccaaaaatggtATTTGATATTTACAAATTTTGTACTAAAATGTACAGGAATAGAAAACAAAGGAAGTTCTGGAATTCAGGgcagggaagaaaaaaaattataagagtaTGAAACAgctggaaaataaataaatccaaCATATTCTATAAATAAGTCCTCGTGATGTCACAAGGTTATAGGTCTTTTGATAATTGTTAAATAAGGACTTGAATAATATGGACAAAAGTGTCAAACTAAAATAGTGAAGCTCCAATTAAAGTCCATGGCGTGAAAAGCAACGCTTGATAAAGAGTTAAGTAAAGCAATAAATCTAACAAGAAAATATTCAAGCTAACGAGGTAGCAATTAACATGTGATGCTGAAAGAGATCCAATAAGAAATAAAcacaatgatttttattttatttaaaaaaatccattGAACTTGCTATGATTAAGAACCCGgttttggacaatttttttttctaaataatagAATTAGAAAAATCACTAAGCAAATTCATTGACTGTAAAACAGAATCGCAAAAATAAAGCAAGCCAAACCACAAAATATATTCTATGCTATATTCTTATACTTCTATTGCATAATGGAGATTGGATCCAATTTCACCGAAAGGAACTAGGCAATGAATTCTAGCCACCACTTAATAAATGATtgaataaattcaaattcaatacccacatattaaaaacttatattaaaaagaaaatcaacataaccatagaaaattgcaaaaaaagcctctcaattcaattcaattgaCACCAAGGCAAGAAGGAAGCTTTTTCACGATTTAAAAAAACCCATTAACAATTGAGCGGTTCTGAGAAATGGGTCGCGGTTAGATTTGCAAATCATCATGGTTTCCCCCAAATTTAATTGAGACCAAGACAAGACAACTTTAACAACACCTACCTCAGGTTCATGCTGTTGTTGTGTTGCAGAAGAGGTAACTTCACGAGGAGAAGAGGAAGATGAAGGGGCACAAGCAGGTCCTGAAGCAGaagcagaagaaaaagaatcattgatgtgtgtgtgtggcagCGAAATTGTCCTTCCAAAAAGCTTTATCGCAGGGTCCTTAACCTCTGACATTCCTGTGTTGTAACAGTTTCAGGTTCAAGAATCTCTCTCTTGTTGTTGCTTCTCTTTCTAGGGAAAAAAATGGGGAAAGAAACGAGggaaaatatattacataagtACAGACAGATACATATATAGAGAAGTTGGTTTGGTGTAGCGTTGTGTTGTGTTCAGTAACTTTTTTGTGTGTCTTTTtgtaatgttaattatttaattattattgatatgaaAACGGATAATGAATAGTCTGAAGTCTGAACTGTGAAGTGGTGaggtttgtttgtttgtgtttttattttaggaagaaaattaattaaattgctgTTTGCCACTTCAGCAAGTAGGGGAATTTTTTGAGCCACAAGTTCTTGTGGCCTATGAGATCTTGTGTGTGCTGTTGGATTCCCCACATTGCTTCTAAAGATAGTGCTGTTCTGTCCCACCCTTTTTCATCCCCGTCAGCACTTTCACT comes from Glycine soja cultivar W05 chromosome 20, ASM419377v2, whole genome shotgun sequence and encodes:
- the LOC114402257 gene encoding cyclic dof factor 1-like yields the protein MSEVKDPAIKLFGRTISLPHTHINDSFSSASASGPACAPSSSSSPREVTSSATQQQHEPEEPSRKVLTSSQDDDDASHQTTEDLKSSTTSSGIFENPKTPSAETETSIPKSSTNGEKSEKSASEEKTLKKPDKVLPCPRCNSMETKFCYYNNYNVNQPRHFCKNCQRYWTAGGTMRNVPAGAGRRKNKNSSATVSHYRHIMFSEGLQGATLNAPNGLHNAVMTFGPDSPLCDTMASMLNIAERAQSCVPNGFHVTEPNSFVSYRKEEEEEDGTSGHSTGVNSVATTSTLSHSGSHESLDKKVVEGFTPQFPYFPSAPWPYPIPPPTFFPQGYPLSLYTTPAYWSYMPPSWNNNISAISPQSSVNNSVSNPTLGKHSRDGNIIASSNSQREMHDMEHNSSEHNALIPKTLRIDDPREAAKSSISMWSKLGIKNDDKASSGGLFKAFPSSKGNDINHQMVEASSPVLQANPAALSRSLTFREQT